The following coding sequences lie in one Lelliottia jeotgali genomic window:
- a CDS encoding Oxygen-insensitive NAD(P)H nitroreductase: MDIIEVALKRHSTKAFDPAKKLTAEQAEKIKTLLQFSPSSTNSQPWHFIVASTEEGKARVAKSASGTFVFNERKMLDASHVVVFCAKTAMDDAWLERVVDQEEADGRFATPEAKAANHKGRCYFADMHRVDLKDDDQWMAKQVYLNVGNFLLGVGALGLDAVPIEGFDAAILDEEFGLKAQGFTSLVVVPVGHHSVEDFNASLPKSRLPLSTIITEC, encoded by the coding sequence ATGGATATTATTGAAGTTGCCCTGAAGCGTCACTCGACCAAGGCATTCGATCCCGCTAAAAAGCTGACCGCTGAACAGGCAGAAAAAATCAAAACCCTGCTGCAATTCAGCCCGTCCAGCACCAACTCTCAGCCGTGGCATTTCATCGTTGCCAGCACCGAAGAGGGCAAAGCGCGCGTGGCAAAATCTGCCTCCGGTACTTTCGTGTTTAACGAACGTAAAATGCTGGATGCATCACACGTGGTGGTGTTCTGCGCCAAAACGGCGATGGACGATGCGTGGCTGGAACGCGTGGTGGATCAGGAAGAAGCCGACGGCCGTTTTGCCACACCAGAAGCAAAAGCCGCGAACCACAAAGGCCGCTGCTACTTTGCTGATATGCATCGTGTCGATCTGAAAGATGACGATCAGTGGATGGCGAAACAGGTTTACCTGAACGTCGGTAATTTCCTGCTCGGCGTGGGTGCACTGGGTCTGGATGCGGTACCAATTGAAGGCTTTGACGCCGCCATTCTCGACGAAGAGTTCGGCCTTAAAGCACAAGGCTTCACCAGCCTGGTGGTAGTGCCAGTCGGCCATCACAGCGTGGAAGATTTCAACGCGTCCCTGCCTAAATCCCGTCTGCCGTTGAGCACGATTATTACTGAGTGCTAA
- a CDS encoding MBL fold metallo-hydrolase, with translation MKKPLFVSVVFVMIIAAAASLPFVLNAGFGQPPQGEQLSEVEASPQYREGQFHNTLPTPGYNGDKNMLVAMWEFLVSKTENARPAQPLPLVKTDLAAIPLEQDTLVWLGHSSWYLQLAGKRILIDPVFSNYAAPFSFLNKAFAGDYPWRADTMPEIDLLIISHDHYDHLDYATIKALMPKVKRVVTPLGVGSHLRYWGMDPNIIDERDWNQSVRISDELTVHVLPARHFSGRGIKRNQTLWGSFMFVTPEQKVYYSGDSGYGPHFKAIGEQFGEIDLAIMENGQYDQDWKYIHMLPEETAQAAADINAKAVVPGHYGRFVLAKHSWNDPIIQLTRASQDKNYRLLTPELGEPVRVNDVTQQFREWWK, from the coding sequence ATGAAGAAGCCTCTTTTTGTTAGCGTGGTGTTTGTCATGATTATTGCAGCAGCTGCGAGTTTACCCTTTGTTTTAAATGCCGGATTTGGCCAGCCGCCGCAGGGCGAGCAGCTCAGTGAGGTTGAAGCATCCCCGCAATACCGTGAAGGTCAGTTCCACAATACGCTGCCGACGCCGGGCTACAACGGCGATAAAAATATGCTGGTGGCGATGTGGGAATTTTTGGTCAGCAAAACAGAAAATGCGCGTCCCGCGCAGCCGCTGCCGCTGGTAAAAACCGATCTGGCGGCGATTCCGCTGGAGCAGGACACGCTGGTCTGGCTCGGACATTCGTCCTGGTATTTGCAGCTGGCGGGAAAACGCATTCTGATCGATCCGGTCTTCAGCAACTACGCTGCGCCGTTTTCGTTCCTCAATAAGGCCTTTGCCGGGGACTATCCGTGGCGTGCGGACACGATGCCGGAGATAGACCTGCTGATCATTTCGCACGATCACTACGATCACCTCGATTACGCCACCATCAAGGCGCTGATGCCGAAAGTGAAACGCGTGGTGACGCCGCTCGGCGTGGGATCGCATCTGCGCTATTGGGGAATGGACCCTAACATTATCGACGAACGCGACTGGAATCAGTCGGTGCGCATCAGCGATGAACTGACCGTTCACGTGCTGCCCGCACGTCACTTCTCGGGACGTGGGATAAAACGCAATCAGACTCTGTGGGGCAGTTTTATGTTCGTCACGCCTGAACAGAAAGTCTATTACAGCGGCGATTCCGGCTACGGCCCGCACTTCAAGGCGATTGGTGAGCAGTTTGGCGAAATCGACCTGGCGATTATGGAAAACGGCCAGTACGACCAGGACTGGAAATACATTCATATGCTGCCGGAAGAGACGGCGCAGGCCGCCGCCGATATTAACGCCAAAGCAGTCGTACCGGGCCATTACGGGCGCTTTGTGCTGGCGAAACACAGCTGGAACGACCCGATTATTCAGCTGACGCGTGCCAGCCAGGACAAAAATTATCGCCTGCTGACGCCCGAACTGGGCGAGCCGGTGCGGGTGAATGATGTAACGCAGCAATTTCGTGAGTGGTGGAAATAA
- a CDS encoding Transcriptional activator RamA, with the protein MTISAQVIDTIVEWIDDNLHQPLRIEEIARHAGYSKWHLQRLFMQYKGESLGRYIRERKLLLAAKDLRESDERVYDICLRYGFDSQQTFTRIFTRTFNQPPGAYRKENHSRTH; encoded by the coding sequence ATGACTATTTCCGCTCAGGTCATCGACACCATCGTCGAATGGATCGACGACAATCTTCATCAGCCGCTGCGCATAGAAGAGATCGCCCGTCACGCGGGGTATTCCAAATGGCATTTACAGCGGTTGTTTATGCAGTACAAGGGCGAAAGTCTAGGGCGCTATATTCGCGAGCGCAAACTGCTGCTGGCGGCGAAGGATCTGCGTGAGTCGGACGAGCGGGTGTATGACATTTGTCTGCGCTACGGGTTTGATTCCCAGCAGACCTTTACGCGGATTTTTACCCGCACGTTTAATCAGCCGCCAGGCGCGTACCGCAAAGAGAATCACAGTCGCACGCATTGA
- a CDS encoding ferrichrysobactin receptor: MFKKNKIMQLWLLSLATVSVAVQAENKEETVVVTASTSQEPTAQVKGIVATKTLSATKTSADIVKTPQSVSVITRDQMEQLDVTSVSQALRYSAGVFTEYRGSSNRNDEVFVRGFSYVPKFLDGLSYGATASSQTGTVDPWLLERVELVRGPASVLFGQVNPGGLISMTSKRPTSEPIHNVQFRTGNHDLAEGAFDFGGPLSDDGRVLYRVNGIARTQHNQVEDYKETRMAIAPAITWYPNDQTRFTLLTSYQKDPDAGYRNFLPAYGTVTSANGRYIPRDFNVSDPDYNQSWREQTMIGYELEHQFDDNLTFRQNARYASIKQKYRYLVYANSAADSTVLTRRAQHEERTTNEFGLDNQLESLFATGEVNHTLLGGLDYKTSKDKQLLERGMGTQYDLDWTKPVYGINVDESTFSKATDEQQNFDQMGVYLQDQLSWNNWEWLVSGRYDWAEVRTTDFTGSAPTQQNDNKFTWRTGLLYAFDFGLSPYISYSTSFEPSLQTNRAPGVAPFKPTTGKQTEIGLKYQPVDSTLMTLALYDLTQSNVATYNSAQGWFENAGEVRSKGVEAEIHSTLMESINLIGSYTYTDAETQSTTVAGTEGKTPARIPAHMASAFASYTVPGGALKSLTAGVGMRYIGTSYGDAKNTFKVASVDLYDAMMSYELGELSSSLKGASVQFNVNNVADTKYVASCASDTACFYGIGRTVTATVNYRW, translated from the coding sequence ATGTTTAAAAAGAATAAGATAATGCAGCTCTGGCTCCTGAGTCTGGCCACCGTTAGCGTGGCGGTTCAGGCAGAAAATAAAGAAGAAACCGTTGTTGTTACTGCGAGTACCAGCCAGGAACCGACCGCGCAGGTGAAGGGGATCGTGGCGACAAAAACCCTCTCTGCGACAAAAACCAGTGCGGATATTGTGAAAACGCCACAGTCAGTTTCGGTGATCACGCGCGATCAGATGGAGCAGCTCGATGTCACGTCCGTGTCACAGGCGCTGCGCTATTCCGCTGGCGTATTTACCGAATATCGCGGCTCGTCCAACCGCAACGATGAAGTGTTCGTGCGCGGTTTTAGCTACGTGCCGAAATTCCTCGACGGACTGAGCTACGGCGCAACCGCCTCCTCGCAAACCGGCACCGTCGATCCGTGGCTGCTGGAGCGCGTCGAACTGGTGCGCGGCCCTGCCTCGGTGCTGTTTGGTCAGGTAAACCCAGGCGGGTTAATCAGCATGACCAGTAAACGCCCGACCAGCGAGCCGATTCACAACGTGCAGTTCCGCACCGGGAATCATGATTTGGCTGAAGGCGCGTTTGATTTTGGCGGGCCGCTGAGCGACGACGGGCGCGTGCTGTATCGCGTGAACGGGATTGCGCGAACGCAGCATAATCAGGTCGAAGATTACAAAGAGACGCGGATGGCGATTGCCCCGGCGATCACCTGGTACCCGAACGATCAAACACGATTCACCCTGCTGACCAGCTACCAGAAAGATCCTGACGCGGGCTATCGTAACTTCCTGCCCGCCTACGGCACGGTGACCAGCGCCAACGGGCGTTACATTCCGCGCGACTTTAACGTCAGCGATCCGGATTACAACCAGTCCTGGCGCGAACAAACCATGATTGGCTACGAGCTGGAACATCAGTTTGACGATAATCTCACCTTCCGCCAGAACGCCCGTTATGCCTCCATCAAACAGAAATATCGTTATCTGGTGTACGCCAACAGCGCAGCAGACAGCACGGTACTGACCCGTCGCGCCCAGCACGAAGAGCGCACCACCAACGAGTTTGGTCTTGATAACCAACTGGAATCCCTGTTCGCGACCGGCGAGGTGAACCACACGCTGCTCGGCGGCCTGGATTACAAAACCAGCAAAGACAAACAGCTGCTGGAGCGCGGGATGGGGACGCAGTACGACCTCGACTGGACGAAACCGGTATACGGGATCAACGTCGATGAGAGTACCTTCAGTAAAGCGACGGACGAGCAGCAAAACTTCGACCAGATGGGCGTCTATTTACAGGATCAGCTGAGCTGGAATAACTGGGAGTGGCTGGTTTCCGGGCGCTACGACTGGGCCGAAGTGCGTACTACTGATTTCACCGGCAGCGCGCCGACCCAGCAGAACGATAATAAGTTCACCTGGCGTACCGGCCTGCTGTACGCGTTCGATTTTGGTCTGTCACCGTACATCAGCTACAGCACTTCTTTCGAGCCAAGCCTGCAAACCAACCGCGCGCCAGGCGTGGCACCGTTTAAGCCGACCACCGGGAAACAGACCGAAATCGGCCTGAAGTATCAGCCGGTCGATTCAACGCTGATGACCCTGGCGCTGTACGATCTGACTCAGAGCAACGTGGCGACCTACAACAGCGCCCAGGGCTGGTTCGAAAATGCGGGCGAAGTGCGATCTAAAGGGGTGGAAGCGGAGATCCATTCGACGCTGATGGAGAGCATCAACCTGATCGGTTCTTATACCTATACGGACGCAGAAACCCAGAGCACCACGGTGGCAGGTACCGAAGGCAAAACCCCGGCGCGTATTCCGGCGCACATGGCATCAGCCTTCGCCAGCTATACCGTGCCGGGCGGCGCGCTGAAAAGCCTGACGGCTGGCGTGGGGATGCGCTACATCGGCACCAGCTACGGCGATGCGAAAAACACCTTCAAGGTGGCGTCAGTGGATTTGTATGACGCGATGATGAGCTATGAGCTGGGTGAACTGAGCAGCAGCCTGAAAGGGGCGAGCGTGCAGTTCAACGTCAATAACGTGGCGGATACCAAGTATGTGGCGTCCTGCGCCAGCGATACGGCGTGCTTCTACGGGATTGGTCGTACGGTGACGGCGACGGTGAATTATCGCTGGTAA
- a CDS encoding esterase, with product MKRAWSGLLLGISTLPALAATCEHPSIRGEQNGKFDASGEVCFVLPALGENYVSATLNGVTDAKLLDGQNRRIRTLIENGPADGEHSLLFALPVQQSTSLVLHGEEGKPWRFTWRMKETSPLARTQMLEPESPTLQKLAQTVAAGGSTDAFWQTQIRQGTPMVEPVDARHKRVTFLWRGARDNVFILGSPAGDHDPLFRLGKTDVWFRSYVVPADTLMQYKLAPDVPRVEGNARDQRRAILVSAQADPLNPQTYGDQQADRWNRYSLLDLSPARYCSAQAVAQPLTHGSLTRQLFASQILGNSREVMIYKPRGAQPARWTLILFDGQIYQDEYHFANVLDGLIARHHLPPVNVVFIDSLDHARRGKELPPNADYADFMGKELLPWLRGQGIALQRQKTVLAGSSYGGIASSWVALRYPHLFGNVLSLSGSYWWAPKEEAPGWLTRQYQQSPAYPIRFWLQAGRFETSGPGGGIYRNTEMFGQVLRDKGYRVSFHPWSSGHDYAAWCEALIHGMRDFTGLRGQ from the coding sequence ATGAAAAGGGCGTGGAGTGGGTTGCTGTTAGGGATAAGTACGCTGCCAGCACTGGCGGCAACGTGCGAGCATCCTTCCATCCGGGGTGAGCAAAACGGGAAATTCGATGCCAGCGGTGAGGTCTGTTTTGTCCTGCCTGCGCTCGGTGAAAACTATGTCTCCGCGACGCTGAACGGCGTGACGGATGCAAAACTTCTCGACGGACAAAACCGCCGCATTCGTACGCTGATTGAAAATGGCCCTGCTGATGGCGAGCACTCACTGCTGTTTGCCCTGCCGGTGCAGCAGAGCACCTCTCTGGTATTACATGGGGAAGAGGGCAAGCCGTGGCGCTTTACGTGGCGGATGAAAGAGACCTCGCCGCTCGCACGCACGCAAATGCTCGAGCCCGAAAGCCCGACGCTGCAAAAACTGGCTCAGACGGTTGCTGCCGGTGGGAGTACTGATGCGTTCTGGCAGACGCAAATTCGGCAGGGAACGCCGATGGTGGAGCCGGTCGATGCCCGCCATAAGCGTGTGACCTTCTTGTGGCGTGGCGCGCGCGATAACGTCTTTATTCTCGGCTCGCCCGCGGGCGATCACGATCCGCTGTTCCGCCTCGGGAAAACTGACGTCTGGTTTCGCAGCTACGTGGTACCAGCAGACACCCTCATGCAGTACAAACTGGCACCGGACGTGCCGCGTGTGGAAGGGAACGCGCGCGATCAGCGCCGCGCCATTCTGGTGAGCGCGCAGGCCGATCCGCTCAATCCGCAAACCTACGGCGATCAACAGGCCGACCGCTGGAACCGCTATTCGCTGCTCGATCTCAGCCCCGCGCGCTACTGTTCGGCTCAGGCCGTCGCGCAGCCGCTGACCCACGGTTCGCTCACACGCCAGCTGTTTGCCAGCCAAATCCTCGGTAACTCGCGTGAAGTGATGATTTACAAACCGCGCGGCGCACAGCCCGCGCGCTGGACGTTGATCCTGTTCGACGGGCAGATTTATCAGGACGAATACCACTTTGCCAACGTGCTCGACGGGCTGATCGCCCGGCACCATCTTCCGCCTGTCAACGTGGTGTTTATCGATAGCCTCGATCACGCCCGTCGCGGCAAAGAGCTGCCGCCAAATGCGGATTACGCCGATTTTATGGGAAAGGAACTGTTGCCGTGGCTGCGTGGGCAGGGAATTGCGCTGCAGCGGCAAAAAACGGTGCTGGCGGGTTCAAGCTACGGCGGGATTGCGTCGTCGTGGGTGGCGCTGCGCTATCCGCACCTGTTCGGCAACGTGCTGAGTTTATCGGGTTCGTACTGGTGGGCACCGAAAGAGGAAGCGCCTGGTTGGCTCACGCGGCAGTATCAGCAGTCGCCAGCGTATCCGATTCGTTTCTGGCTACAGGCCGGGCGATTCGAAACTTCAGGGCCGGGGGGCGGGATCTATCGCAATACCGAAATGTTCGGACAGGTTTTACGTGATAAAGGCTACCGCGTGAGTTTCCATCCGTGGTCCAGCGGCCACGATTACGCGGCCTGGTGCGAAGCGCTGATCCACGGGATGCGCGATTTTACCGGCTTACGCGGACAGTGA
- a CDS encoding inner membrane protein — protein MALLSCLLLPAPSFGLALAQRLVALFHLMDLNQLYTLVFCLWFILLGAIEFFVLRFIWRRWFSLSA, from the coding sequence ATGGCACTTCTCTCCTGCCTGCTGCTTCCTGCACCGTCGTTTGGACTGGCGCTGGCGCAGAGACTGGTCGCACTGTTTCACCTCATGGATTTGAATCAGCTCTACACCCTGGTGTTCTGTCTGTGGTTTATCCTGCTCGGCGCCATTGAATTTTTCGTCCTGCGTTTCATCTGGCGCCGCTGGTTTTCACTGTCCGCGTAA
- a CDS encoding Mobile element protein, producing the protein MPGNRPHYGRWPQHDFTSLKKLRPQSVTSRIQPGSDVIVCAEMDEQWGYVGAKSRQRWLFYAYDRIRRTIVAHVFGERTLATLERLLSLLSAFEVVVWMTDGWPLYESRLKGKLHVISKRYTQRIERHNLNLRQHLARLGRKSLSFSKSVELHDKVIGHYLNIKHYQ; encoded by the coding sequence ATGCCGGGCAACCGCCCGCATTATGGGCGTTGGCCTCAACACGATTTTACGTCACTTAAAAAACTCAGGCCGCAGTCGGTAACCTCGCGCATACAGCCGGGCAGTGATGTGATTGTCTGCGCTGAAATGGACGAACAGTGGGGCTACGTCGGTGCTAAATCACGTCAGCGCTGGCTGTTTTACGCGTATGACAGGATACGGAGGACGATTGTGGCGCACGTCTTCGGTGAACGCACTCTGGCCACACTGGAGCGACTTCTGAGCCTGCTGTCGGCCTTTGAGGTCGTGGTATGGATGACGGATGGCTGGCCGCTGTATGAATCCCGCCTGAAGGGAAAGCTGCACGTTATCAGCAAGCGTTACACTCAGCGCATTGAGCGACATAACCTGAATCTGAGACAACATCTGGCAAGGCTGGGACGGAAGTCACTGTCGTTCTCAAAATCGGTGGAGCTGCATGACAAGGTCATCGGGCATTATCTGAACATAAAACACTATCAGTAA
- a CDS encoding cation-transporting P-type ATPase, with protein MTKMTHSQNRPYQQTVEQVLAQKKSHSNGLDRAEAQARLQQYGPNALPEKKGKPAWLRFLAHFNDVLIYVLLAAAVLTAVMGHWVDTLVILGVAVINALIGHVQESNAEKSLQSIRNMLSSDARVIRGGSHETIPTTEIVPGDIIVLRAGDRIPADMRLIEAHNLRVEEAILTGESTVVDKHTNPLSGDLSLGDRTNLVFSGTTVSAGGGVGVVIATGQDTELGHINQMMAGIEKHRTPLLVQMDKLGKAIFAIILVMMAALFIFSLVFRDIPMGELLLSLISLAVASVPEGLPAIISIILSLGVQAMARKKAIIRKLPTVETLGAMTVVCSDKTGTLTMNEMTVKAIITADSCYRVEGNSYEPVGHIYLEGSDEPVHIQPGTVLEHYLRTIDLCNDSQIIQDERGLWGITGGPTEGALKVLAAKANLAPVMTTLINKIPFDSQYKYMSTHYQIGSEEQILVTGAPDVIFALCDQQETRHGKEAFNRGYWETEMERYARQGLRMVAAAFKPAAADQQSLSHDDLNSGLIFLGIAGMMDPPRPEAIDAIHACQQAGIRVKMITGDHPQTAMSIGQMLGITNSAQAVTGYELEKMDDAELANAAVEFDIFARTSPEHKLRLVKALQEKGEIVGMTGDGVNDAPALRQADVGIAMGIKGTEVTKEAADMVLTDDNFATIASSVKEGRRVYDNLKKTILFIMPTNLAQGLLIVIALLAGNIIPLTPVLILWMNMATSATLSFGLAFEAAERNIMKRPPRQTGQHVMDAFAVWRVAFVGTMIAIAAFALEAWLAPRGHSAEFIRTVLLQMLVCAQWVYMINCRNSNGFSLNRGLLANKGIWLVTGVLFLLQVAIIYLPFMQMLFGTEALPLRYWGITLAMAGVMFFVVEIEKRLTRRFRKAA; from the coding sequence ATGACTAAAATGACTCACTCCCAGAATCGGCCATACCAGCAGACCGTCGAGCAGGTACTGGCACAAAAGAAGAGCCACTCCAACGGACTGGACCGTGCCGAAGCGCAGGCCCGTTTGCAGCAGTATGGCCCGAATGCCCTGCCTGAGAAAAAAGGCAAACCGGCCTGGTTGCGTTTTCTCGCCCATTTTAATGACGTCCTGATTTATGTTTTGCTGGCCGCTGCGGTATTAACTGCGGTGATGGGCCACTGGGTTGATACGCTGGTCATTCTTGGCGTCGCGGTCATCAACGCCTTAATTGGACACGTTCAGGAAAGTAATGCGGAAAAATCGTTGCAAAGCATTCGCAATATGCTTTCCAGCGATGCGCGTGTTATTCGCGGCGGCTCGCATGAAACTATTCCGACGACTGAAATCGTCCCTGGGGATATTATTGTCCTGCGCGCCGGGGATCGTATTCCGGCGGATATGCGTCTGATTGAGGCGCATAATTTACGCGTCGAAGAAGCGATTCTGACCGGCGAATCCACGGTTGTGGATAAACACACCAATCCATTATCCGGTGACTTATCGCTGGGCGACCGGACTAACTTAGTCTTCTCCGGCACGACCGTGAGCGCCGGTGGCGGCGTGGGCGTGGTCATCGCCACCGGTCAGGATACGGAACTGGGCCACATCAATCAGATGATGGCCGGGATTGAAAAGCACCGCACGCCGCTGCTGGTGCAGATGGACAAGCTCGGCAAAGCGATCTTCGCCATTATCCTGGTGATGATGGCCGCGCTGTTTATCTTCAGCCTGGTATTCCGCGACATCCCGATGGGCGAGCTGCTGCTCTCTCTGATTAGCCTGGCGGTGGCCTCAGTACCGGAAGGTCTGCCAGCGATTATCTCGATTATTCTGTCTCTCGGCGTTCAGGCGATGGCGCGCAAAAAGGCGATTATCCGCAAGCTGCCAACCGTTGAAACCCTGGGGGCGATGACCGTGGTCTGCTCGGATAAAACCGGCACCCTGACCATGAACGAAATGACGGTCAAAGCCATTATCACCGCCGACAGCTGCTACCGCGTGGAAGGCAACAGCTACGAGCCAGTGGGCCACATCTATCTGGAAGGCAGCGACGAGCCGGTTCATATTCAGCCAGGCACCGTGCTGGAGCACTACCTGCGCACCATCGACCTGTGCAACGACAGCCAGATTATTCAGGACGAGCGCGGCCTGTGGGGCATCACCGGTGGGCCGACGGAAGGGGCGCTGAAAGTGCTGGCCGCCAAAGCGAATCTCGCGCCGGTCATGACTACCCTGATTAACAAGATTCCGTTCGACTCGCAGTACAAGTACATGAGCACCCACTATCAGATTGGCAGTGAGGAGCAAATCCTGGTTACCGGTGCGCCGGACGTGATTTTCGCCCTGTGTGACCAGCAGGAGACTCGCCACGGTAAAGAAGCGTTTAATCGCGGGTACTGGGAAACCGAGATGGAGCGCTATGCGCGTCAGGGCCTGCGCATGGTTGCTGCCGCCTTCAAACCCGCGGCTGCGGATCAGCAGAGCCTGAGCCACGATGACCTGAACAGCGGACTGATTTTCCTCGGCATCGCCGGGATGATGGACCCACCGCGCCCGGAGGCTATCGACGCCATCCACGCCTGCCAGCAGGCCGGGATCCGCGTGAAAATGATCACTGGCGACCACCCGCAGACCGCGATGAGCATCGGTCAGATGCTGGGGATCACCAACAGTGCGCAGGCCGTCACCGGCTACGAGCTGGAGAAGATGGACGACGCCGAGCTGGCGAATGCAGCGGTGGAGTTCGACATCTTTGCGCGTACCAGCCCGGAGCATAAGCTGCGCCTGGTGAAAGCGCTGCAGGAGAAGGGCGAAATCGTCGGTATGACCGGCGACGGCGTGAACGATGCACCCGCGCTGCGTCAGGCGGATGTCGGGATCGCGATGGGCATCAAAGGCACGGAAGTGACCAAAGAAGCCGCCGATATGGTTCTGACGGACGACAACTTCGCCACTATCGCCAGTTCGGTGAAAGAGGGGCGTCGCGTCTACGACAACCTGAAGAAAACGATTCTGTTCATCATGCCAACCAACCTGGCGCAGGGTTTGCTGATTGTGATTGCGCTGCTGGCGGGGAACATTATCCCACTGACGCCGGTGCTGATTCTGTGGATGAACATGGCGACGTCCGCCACGCTCTCCTTCGGTCTGGCCTTTGAAGCCGCCGAGCGCAACATCATGAAACGTCCGCCGCGTCAGACCGGACAGCACGTGATGGATGCCTTCGCCGTCTGGCGCGTGGCTTTCGTCGGCACCATGATCGCGATTGCGGCCTTTGCCCTCGAAGCATGGCTAGCGCCGCGCGGCCACAGCGCCGAGTTCATCCGTACCGTGCTGCTGCAGATGCTGGTGTGTGCGCAGTGGGTCTACATGATTAACTGCCGCAATAGCAACGGCTTCTCTCTGAACCGTGGTTTGCTGGCGAACAAGGGCATCTGGCTGGTGACGGGCGTGCTGTTCCTGCTCCAGGTGGCGATTATCTACCTGCCGTTTATGCAGATGCTGTTCGGCACCGAAGCCCTGCCGCTGCGCTACTGGGGGATTACCCTGGCGATGGCCGGTGTGATGTTCTTCGTCGTCGAGATTGAGAAGCGACTGACCCGCAGGTTCCGCAAGGCTGCATAA
- a CDS encoding putative RND efflux membrane fusion protein, with the protein MKSTFLRTALAAALLSCTLQTAIAAAIPVRVAVIEETTHAAERQIPGRIEAIHTVELRARTEGAIAKIHFRDGQYVKQGDLLFELDDAEPRAAVRLAQAEVKSAEATLRQAQQQLTRFQSLKTGNAISRNDVDTAQMQRDVARAALEQANARLEARNVTLSFTRITSPINGRMGHSQFHVGSVVNPSSGTLVEVVQLDPIRIAFALEEGAFAAKAGQHADLTALKKAWLAQIPNGDQRENGTLTSVDNRIDPRTASVMLRAEFANPQHRLLPGGNVNVWLRPQSEQDALAIPAAAVQQNGDGFFTWVVNADGKAEKRALTLGGQMGQQFTVQSGVEAHERVVTDGAPRLQPGAAVQILN; encoded by the coding sequence ATGAAATCCACCTTCCTGCGCACCGCTCTGGCGGCTGCACTCCTTTCCTGCACCCTGCAAACCGCCATTGCCGCCGCCATTCCGGTGCGCGTCGCCGTGATTGAAGAGACAACCCACGCCGCCGAGCGCCAAATTCCTGGCCGCATCGAGGCGATCCACACGGTTGAACTGCGGGCGCGCACGGAAGGGGCCATCGCCAAAATCCATTTCCGCGACGGGCAATATGTGAAGCAAGGCGATTTGCTGTTCGAGCTCGACGACGCTGAACCGCGCGCGGCGGTGCGTCTGGCGCAGGCCGAAGTGAAAAGCGCAGAAGCCACCCTGCGTCAGGCGCAGCAGCAGTTGACTCGTTTTCAAAGTCTGAAAACCGGCAACGCCATCAGTCGCAATGACGTCGATACCGCGCAGATGCAGCGCGATGTGGCCCGCGCGGCGCTCGAGCAGGCCAATGCGCGCCTTGAAGCACGTAACGTTACTCTTAGCTTTACCCGTATCACTTCGCCTATCAATGGGCGCATGGGCCACAGCCAGTTTCACGTTGGCAGCGTGGTGAATCCGTCCAGCGGCACATTGGTGGAAGTGGTTCAGCTCGATCCGATTCGTATTGCCTTTGCGCTGGAAGAGGGGGCGTTTGCCGCTAAAGCGGGGCAACACGCCGATCTCACTGCACTGAAAAAAGCCTGGCTGGCACAGATACCTAACGGAGATCAGCGCGAAAACGGCACGCTGACCTCGGTTGATAACCGCATCGATCCACGCACCGCCAGCGTGATGTTACGCGCCGAATTTGCCAATCCGCAGCACCGCTTGCTGCCGGGCGGGAATGTGAACGTCTGGCTGCGCCCGCAAAGTGAGCAGGATGCGCTGGCGATCCCGGCTGCGGCCGTTCAGCAAAACGGCGACGGCTTCTTCACCTGGGTCGTGAACGCCGACGGAAAAGCCGAAAAGCGTGCGCTCACGCTCGGCGGGCAAATGGGCCAGCAGTTCACCGTGCAAAGCGGCGTCGAGGCGCACGAGCGTGTGGTCACCGACGGCGCGCCGCGTTTACAGCCCGGTGCGGCTGTCCAGATCCTCAATTAA